The following are encoded in a window of Paraburkholderia sp. HP33-1 genomic DNA:
- the ispD gene encoding 2-C-methyl-D-erythritol 4-phosphate cytidylyltransferase produces the protein MTSRLFALIPCAGTGSRSGAVMPKQYRTVAGRDMLYYSLAAFDACSEFAQTLVVIAPDDQHFDARRFGNLRFAVRRVGGASRQASVLNGLHALAEFGAHDDDWVLVHDAARPGITPALIRTLIGSLKDDAVGGIMALPVADTLKRIDRASVDGRIARTESRDGLWQAQTPQMFRIGMLREAILRAQADGHDLTDEASAIEWSGHAPKLVQGSLRNFKVTYPEDFDLAEAILSRSPGS, from the coding sequence GTGACTTCCCGTCTCTTCGCCCTGATCCCATGCGCAGGCACCGGCAGCCGCTCCGGTGCCGTGATGCCCAAGCAATACCGCACTGTCGCCGGTCGCGACATGCTGTATTACTCGCTCGCCGCGTTCGACGCATGCAGCGAATTTGCCCAGACGCTCGTCGTGATCGCGCCTGACGACCAGCACTTCGACGCGCGTCGCTTCGGCAATCTGCGCTTTGCTGTGCGGCGCGTCGGCGGCGCGTCGCGCCAGGCATCGGTGCTCAACGGTCTGCATGCGCTCGCCGAATTCGGCGCCCATGACGATGACTGGGTGCTCGTGCACGACGCGGCCCGCCCAGGCATCACGCCCGCGCTGATCCGCACGCTGATCGGTTCGCTCAAAGACGACGCGGTCGGCGGCATCATGGCGTTGCCGGTTGCCGATACGTTGAAGCGTATCGACCGCGCGTCGGTCGATGGTCGAATCGCCCGCACCGAGTCGCGTGACGGCTTGTGGCAGGCACAGACCCCGCAGATGTTCCGCATCGGCATGTTGCGTGAGGCAATCCTGCGCGCGCAGGCCGACGGCCACGATCTGACCGACGAGGCGAGCGCGATCGAATGGTCCGGCCACGCGCCGAAGCTCGTGCAAGGCAGCCTGCGCAACTTCAAGGTGACGTATCCGGAAGATTTTGATCTGGCCGAGGCGATTCTGAGCCGCAGCCCCGGTTCGTGA
- a CDS encoding DUF1501 domain-containing protein: MKRRSFLSMSAAAGASLCLSRAFGADDAMGAPWQEASNASQALIAQTRGYDNLLILIELKGGNDGLNTVIPFADPTYYTLRKNIGIKREQMMQLDERTALHPALQPLMPLWRSRQLAIVQGVSYAQPNLSHFRSIEIWDTASRSDQYLCDGWLTRAFAMRPVPAGFAADGVVIGSAEMGPLANGARAIALVNPAQFVKASRLATPVSLHERNLALAHILDIENDIVKAADRLRPRQGQPQLKTMFPGGAFGSSIKTAMQVLAASDTVNAAAGGRASREHPLSGQGVAVIRLTLNGFDTHQNQPGQQAALLKQFAEGMAAMHAALVELGRWNETLVMTYAEFGRRPRENQSNGTDHGTVAPHFVTGGRVQGGLYGVPPVLARLDGNGNLPVGVDFRQLYATVLGPWWGLDASAILQQQFEPLPLLRA; encoded by the coding sequence ATGAAACGACGCAGCTTTCTTTCGATGAGCGCGGCCGCCGGCGCGTCGCTATGCCTGTCTCGCGCGTTCGGCGCGGACGACGCGATGGGGGCGCCGTGGCAGGAGGCGTCGAATGCATCGCAAGCGCTGATCGCGCAGACCCGCGGTTACGACAACCTGCTGATCCTCATCGAGCTGAAAGGCGGCAACGACGGTTTGAACACTGTGATCCCGTTTGCCGATCCCACGTACTACACGCTGCGCAAAAACATCGGCATCAAACGCGAACAAATGATGCAGCTCGACGAGCGCACCGCGCTGCATCCCGCGTTGCAGCCGCTGATGCCGCTGTGGCGCAGCCGACAGCTCGCGATCGTGCAGGGCGTCAGCTACGCGCAACCGAACCTGTCGCATTTCCGCTCGATCGAGATCTGGGACACCGCGTCGCGCTCCGATCAGTATCTGTGCGACGGCTGGCTCACGCGCGCGTTCGCGATGCGTCCGGTGCCAGCCGGTTTCGCGGCCGACGGCGTCGTGATCGGCAGCGCCGAAATGGGGCCGCTCGCGAACGGCGCCCGCGCGATTGCGCTCGTCAATCCGGCGCAGTTCGTCAAGGCCTCACGGCTCGCGACGCCGGTGTCCTTGCACGAGCGAAATCTGGCGCTTGCGCATATTCTCGACATCGAAAACGACATCGTGAAAGCGGCCGATCGTTTGCGGCCGCGGCAAGGGCAGCCGCAGTTGAAGACGATGTTTCCCGGCGGCGCGTTCGGCAGCTCGATTAAAACGGCGATGCAGGTGCTGGCCGCGTCGGACACGGTGAATGCAGCCGCCGGCGGACGCGCGTCGCGAGAGCATCCGTTGAGCGGGCAGGGCGTGGCCGTGATCCGGTTAACGTTGAACGGTTTCGATACGCATCAGAATCAGCCGGGTCAGCAGGCCGCGTTGCTCAAACAGTTCGCGGAAGGGATGGCCGCGATGCACGCCGCGCTCGTCGAACTGGGCCGTTGGAACGAGACGCTCGTCATGACGTACGCGGAGTTCGGGCGCCGTCCGCGCGAAAACCAGAGCAACGGCACCGATCACGGCACGGTGGCGCCGCACTTCGTCACAGGCGGTCGCGTGCAGGGCGGTTTGTACGGCGTGCCACCGGTGCTTGCGCGACTCGATGGGAATGGCAACCTGCCGGTCGGCGTGGATTTTCGCCAGCTTTATGCGACGGTGCTCGGGCCCTGGTGGGGGCTCGACGCGTCGGCGATTCTGCAGCAGCAGTTCGAGCCGCTGCCGTTGCTGCGGGCTTGA
- the ompR gene encoding osmolarity response regulator transcription factor OmpR produces the protein MPTMETKNPSKILVVDDDPRLRDLLRRYLGEQGFNVYVAENAPSMNKLWVRERFDLLVLDLMLPGEDGLSICRRLRGSNDRTPIIMLTAKGEDVDRIVGLEMGADDYLPKPFNPRELVARIHAVLRRQSPSELPGAPSETTEVFEFGEFALNLATRTLTKAGQEIPLTTGEFSVLKVFARHPRQPLSREKLMELARGREYEVFDRSLDVQISRLRKLIEPDPGSPRFIQTVWGLGYVFIPDGAA, from the coding sequence ATGCCGACCATGGAAACCAAAAACCCTTCGAAAATCCTCGTCGTCGACGACGATCCACGCCTGCGTGATCTTCTGCGCCGCTACCTCGGCGAGCAGGGCTTCAACGTCTATGTCGCCGAAAATGCCCCGTCAATGAACAAGCTCTGGGTGCGCGAGCGCTTCGATCTGCTGGTGCTCGATCTGATGCTGCCCGGCGAGGACGGCCTGTCGATCTGTCGGCGTCTGCGCGGCAGCAACGATCGCACGCCGATCATCATGCTGACGGCCAAGGGTGAGGATGTCGATCGCATCGTCGGCCTCGAGATGGGCGCCGACGACTATCTGCCCAAGCCGTTCAATCCGCGCGAACTGGTCGCGCGGATTCACGCGGTGCTGCGTCGGCAGTCGCCGTCGGAATTGCCGGGCGCGCCGTCCGAGACCACCGAGGTGTTCGAGTTCGGCGAGTTCGCGCTGAATCTCGCCACCCGAACGCTGACCAAGGCCGGCCAGGAAATTCCGCTCACCACGGGCGAATTCTCGGTGCTGAAAGTGTTCGCGCGTCATCCGCGGCAGCCGCTGTCGCGCGAAAAGCTGATGGAACTGGCGCGCGGCCGCGAATACGAAGTCTTCGACCGCAGCCTCGACGTGCAGATCTCGCGTCTGCGCAAGCTGATCGAACCGGATCCAGGCAGCCCCCGCTTTATTCAGACCGTCTGGGGCCTCGGCTACGTCTTCATCCCCGACGGTGCAGCCTGA
- a CDS encoding MarR family winged helix-turn-helix transcriptional regulator — MKDSAKAGLEQFLTYRLHVLNKLAERGISARYAAKLDVTLPEARVIASVGSFGPFSIMELARHANLDKSQASRAAEALIRQGLVQREASAADGRVVLVSLTQEGRALYRKVMPIARKWNDDLFDCLDEEERAALGAALDKVISTMNARES, encoded by the coding sequence ATGAAGGACTCCGCCAAAGCCGGGCTCGAGCAGTTCCTCACATACCGCCTGCACGTGCTGAACAAACTGGCCGAGCGCGGCATCAGCGCGCGCTACGCGGCGAAGCTCGACGTGACGCTGCCTGAAGCACGGGTGATTGCATCGGTGGGGTCGTTCGGGCCGTTCTCGATCATGGAACTGGCGCGGCATGCCAATCTCGACAAAAGCCAGGCGAGCCGCGCAGCCGAAGCCCTGATCCGGCAGGGACTCGTGCAGCGCGAAGCGAGCGCCGCGGACGGCCGCGTCGTACTGGTTTCCTTGACGCAGGAAGGCCGCGCACTCTACCGCAAGGTGATGCCGATCGCGCGCAAATGGAACGACGATTTGTTCGACTGCCTCGACGAAGAGGAAAGGGCCGCGCTCGGCGCGGCGCTCGATAAGGTGATCAGCACGATGAACGCGCGGGAGTCATAA
- a CDS encoding ATP-binding protein: MRIDRRLLTLAFGGLFWRTFLLIALLIAVSLAAWFQSFRVIEREPRAQRVALQLVAIVKLTRTALLYSDPDLRRALLQDLESNEGVRVYPREATDKYKLQPDESLNRLIEHDIRGRLGDDTVIAQSVNDINGVWISFKIDDDDYWVALDRDQLDNATGLQWAGWGVFALALSLFGAAFITSLVNRPFARLAMAARRVGSGQSPEPLPERGMGVAAETNRSFNQMVRDLEQLEADRALMLAGISHDLRTPLARLRLETEMSPSDQATKDAMVDDIEQMDMIIGRFLDYARPVQRVPEPVDLSVIAGELAARMQSEDSMRLITRLAPSAVIEADETDMRRVVGNLLENARKYGGSEGDGVPHVILETRVSHSRVELSVVDEGPGIPEDQLALVTRPFYRVNSARTQANGTGLGMAIVQRLVARYRGALRLRNRSPGPGLEVTIEFPLAKGA; this comes from the coding sequence ATGCGGATCGACCGGCGCCTCCTGACGCTCGCGTTCGGTGGCCTTTTCTGGCGCACGTTTCTGCTGATCGCACTGTTGATCGCAGTCAGTCTCGCCGCGTGGTTCCAAAGCTTTCGCGTGATCGAGCGGGAGCCGCGCGCGCAGCGCGTGGCTCTGCAACTCGTCGCGATCGTGAAGCTCACGCGCACCGCACTCCTCTATTCCGATCCCGACCTGCGGCGCGCGCTGCTGCAGGATCTGGAGAGCAATGAAGGGGTGCGCGTGTACCCGCGTGAAGCCACCGACAAATACAAACTCCAGCCCGACGAATCGCTGAATCGACTAATCGAGCACGACATCCGCGGCCGCCTCGGCGACGACACCGTGATCGCGCAGAGCGTGAACGATATCAACGGCGTGTGGATCAGCTTCAAGATCGACGACGACGATTACTGGGTCGCACTCGACCGCGATCAGCTCGACAACGCGACCGGCCTGCAATGGGCCGGCTGGGGCGTGTTCGCGCTCGCGCTGTCGCTGTTCGGTGCGGCATTCATCACGAGTCTGGTGAACCGGCCGTTCGCGCGTCTCGCGATGGCCGCGCGCAGGGTCGGCTCGGGGCAATCGCCCGAACCGCTGCCCGAGCGCGGCATGGGCGTCGCCGCCGAAACCAATCGAAGTTTCAACCAGATGGTGCGCGACCTCGAACAGCTCGAGGCGGACCGCGCGCTGATGCTCGCGGGCATCTCGCACGATCTGCGCACGCCGCTCGCGCGGCTGCGGCTCGAAACCGAAATGAGCCCGTCCGACCAGGCCACCAAGGACGCGATGGTCGACGACATCGAGCAGATGGACATGATCATCGGCCGCTTCCTCGATTACGCGCGTCCCGTGCAGCGCGTGCCGGAACCTGTCGACCTCTCGGTGATCGCGGGCGAACTCGCCGCGCGTATGCAAAGCGAGGACAGCATGCGGCTGATCACGCGGCTCGCGCCCTCCGCGGTGATCGAGGCCGATGAAACCGACATGCGGCGGGTGGTCGGCAATCTGCTCGAGAACGCGCGCAAATACGGCGGCAGTGAAGGCGACGGTGTGCCGCACGTGATTCTCGAAACGCGCGTGTCGCATTCGCGCGTCGAACTCTCGGTGGTCGACGAAGGCCCCGGCATTCCCGAAGACCAGCTCGCGCTTGTCACACGGCCGTTCTATCGTGTGAATTCGGCGCGCACCCAGGCCAACGGCACGGGCCTCGGCATGGCGATCGTGCAGCGGCTCGTCGCGCGTTATCGCGGCGCGCTGCGTCTGCGCAACCGCTCGCCCGGACCAGGGCTCGAAGTGACGATCGAATTTCCGCTCGCGAAAGGCGCGTGA
- a CDS encoding squalene/phytoene synthase family protein encodes MNFDDYCQQKAAPPGSSTYYALRQARAASQPLLTALFALRREFEETVKETSDPAVGRTKLAWWQKEIAALAAGSPSHPVSEALAAYLPDAQAEYPALQELLAGFEMDLDQARYLDYPNLRRYVRGVGGNFASLVSRAAATGSANGAAPASEWAASLGEALMLAQFVAETGNDARHGRIYVPIDEMQRYNVTAADLINRKYTDAFTELMRFQTHRARAAVQTALAEVPASARRTQRTLLALAALALALLDEIERDGYHVLHQRIALTPIRKLWIAWRAK; translated from the coding sequence GTGAATTTCGACGATTATTGCCAGCAAAAAGCGGCGCCCCCAGGATCGAGCACCTACTATGCGCTTCGCCAGGCGCGCGCAGCGAGTCAGCCGCTGTTGACGGCGCTCTTCGCGCTGCGTCGCGAGTTCGAGGAAACGGTCAAGGAAACGAGCGACCCCGCAGTCGGCCGCACCAAGCTCGCGTGGTGGCAAAAAGAAATCGCCGCGCTTGCCGCGGGCTCGCCGTCGCATCCGGTTTCCGAGGCGCTCGCGGCCTATCTGCCTGACGCGCAGGCCGAATATCCGGCTCTGCAGGAACTGCTCGCCGGCTTCGAGATGGATCTCGACCAGGCGCGCTATCTCGACTATCCGAACCTGCGGCGCTATGTGCGCGGCGTTGGCGGCAATTTTGCATCGCTGGTGTCACGCGCCGCGGCAACCGGATCGGCCAACGGTGCCGCGCCAGCGTCGGAGTGGGCCGCCTCGCTCGGCGAGGCCCTGATGCTCGCGCAGTTCGTCGCCGAAACCGGTAACGATGCGCGACACGGCCGCATCTACGTTCCGATCGACGAGATGCAGCGCTACAACGTCACCGCCGCCGATCTGATCAACCGCAAATACACCGACGCGTTCACCGAGCTGATGCGCTTCCAGACGCATCGCGCGCGCGCCGCGGTTCAGACCGCGCTCGCCGAGGTGCCCGCCAGCGCGCGGCGGACGCAGCGCACGCTGCTCGCGCTCGCAGCGCTCGCGTTGGCGTTGCTCGATGAAATCGAGCGCGACGGTTATCACGTGCTGCATCAGCGCATCGCGTTGACGCCGATCCGCAAGCTATGGATTGCGTGGCGCGCGAAATAG
- a CDS encoding DUF1800 domain-containing protein has product MMKLLRRVNGVPRVAVPAGVTAALSYASSVALAQPRTTRAAHGGHRVASAAPAASVTTDGEQNLLDIDDARFFLTRIGFAPDNTELAQYAGLTRAQAVDKALANARSEAISLPPDWVFEPVPTRAERNTWTPDQRREQQKLLGQRYELLRAWWVREMLNTPSPLTERMTLFWHNHFTSGQDKVQYPQLMARQNRLLRQHALGHFGELLHDVAKDSAMLQYLDGASNRKGKPNENFAREVMELFTLGEGRYTQRDVAEAARAYTGWSLDPDTQAYAWRANQHDDGEKTVLGQTGPFDGDQVLDILLARPETATFVTTKLWREFVSDTPDPARIEPIAKRFRASDYDIKVVLHGLFLSDAFWSDDNRGVLVKSPVEFVIGALRAFDVGYDDTAPFAAQIRALGQNLFYPPNVKGWPGGASWINSSTLLARKQFVEQLFRATESMEAPRMNGAAGAKSAASDARPALAANQATPTLQRVMAPTGRGGVRFDIVTWLAHYNASPAAKPGLSAELQLQHAVLPFTPVNAIATDSTASAYLEALLMDPAYQLK; this is encoded by the coding sequence ATGATGAAACTTCTTCGACGTGTGAATGGCGTCCCGCGGGTTGCCGTGCCGGCTGGCGTGACGGCCGCGTTGAGCTACGCCTCATCGGTCGCGCTCGCGCAGCCACGCACGACGCGTGCCGCGCACGGTGGGCATCGCGTGGCGTCGGCGGCACCTGCGGCATCGGTCACCACGGACGGCGAGCAAAACCTCCTCGACATCGACGACGCGCGCTTTTTCCTGACCCGCATTGGCTTCGCGCCTGATAACACTGAGCTCGCGCAATATGCGGGACTCACACGTGCTCAGGCAGTCGACAAGGCACTCGCGAATGCGCGCAGCGAAGCCATATCGCTACCACCCGACTGGGTGTTCGAACCGGTTCCGACGCGCGCCGAGCGCAACACATGGACGCCGGATCAACGTCGCGAGCAACAAAAGCTCCTTGGACAGCGTTACGAACTATTACGCGCATGGTGGGTGCGCGAGATGCTGAACACGCCTTCGCCGCTCACCGAACGCATGACGCTGTTCTGGCACAACCACTTCACGTCGGGGCAGGACAAGGTCCAATATCCGCAGCTGATGGCGCGGCAGAATCGGCTGCTGCGCCAGCACGCGCTTGGCCATTTCGGTGAACTGCTGCATGACGTTGCGAAAGATTCGGCGATGCTGCAGTACCTCGACGGCGCGAGCAATCGCAAAGGCAAGCCCAACGAAAATTTCGCACGCGAGGTGATGGAGCTATTCACTCTCGGAGAGGGGCGCTATACGCAGCGCGACGTCGCCGAGGCCGCGCGCGCATACACCGGCTGGAGTCTCGATCCCGACACGCAGGCCTATGCGTGGCGCGCGAACCAGCACGACGACGGCGAGAAGACCGTGCTTGGACAAACCGGCCCGTTCGATGGTGACCAGGTGCTCGATATCCTGCTCGCGCGACCCGAGACCGCGACGTTCGTCACGACGAAGCTTTGGCGCGAGTTCGTTTCCGACACGCCGGACCCTGCGCGCATCGAGCCAATCGCCAAGCGGTTTCGCGCGAGCGACTATGACATCAAGGTCGTGCTCCACGGGCTCTTTCTAAGCGATGCGTTCTGGAGCGACGACAATCGCGGCGTGCTGGTGAAGTCGCCGGTCGAGTTCGTGATCGGCGCGCTGCGCGCATTCGATGTCGGCTACGACGACACCGCGCCATTCGCCGCGCAGATTCGCGCGCTCGGCCAGAACCTGTTCTATCCGCCAAACGTCAAAGGATGGCCGGGCGGCGCGTCGTGGATCAACAGCTCGACGCTGCTCGCGCGCAAGCAGTTCGTCGAGCAGCTGTTTCGCGCGACCGAGAGCATGGAGGCGCCTCGCATGAACGGCGCGGCCGGCGCGAAGAGCGCAGCGAGCGATGCGCGGCCAGCGCTCGCCGCGAATCAGGCGACCCCGACGCTGCAGCGCGTCATGGCGCCCACCGGCCGGGGTGGCGTTCGCTTTGACATCGTGACTTGGCTCGCGCATTACAACGCCTCACCGGCCGCGAAACCTGGGCTGTCGGCCGAATTGCAATTGCAGCACGCGGTGCTGCCGTTCACGCCGGTCAATGCGATCGCCACCGATTCGACCGCGAGCGCTTACCTCGAAGCCTTGCTGATGGACCCTGCGTACCAGTTGAAATAG
- a CDS encoding peroxiredoxin, whose amino-acid sequence MKTVGDKLEAFTVTAAKPGFNDHEEHGISAFVEITEQSFRGKWKIIYFYPKDFSLICPTEIVDFARLVKEFEDREAVVLGGSVDNEFVKLAWRRENKDLDRLNHYSFGDVKGELIDQLGVRDKEAGVALRATYIVDPDNTIQHVSVNNLYVGRNPEEVLRILDGLQTEELCPSNRPIGGATL is encoded by the coding sequence ATGAAAACCGTTGGCGATAAACTCGAAGCGTTCACCGTCACCGCCGCGAAGCCGGGCTTCAACGACCACGAAGAACACGGCATCTCGGCATTCGTCGAGATCACCGAGCAGTCGTTTCGCGGCAAGTGGAAAATCATCTACTTCTATCCGAAGGATTTTTCGTTGATCTGCCCGACGGAAATCGTCGATTTCGCCAGGCTCGTCAAGGAGTTCGAGGACCGCGAGGCGGTGGTGCTCGGCGGCAGCGTCGACAATGAATTCGTGAAGCTCGCGTGGCGCCGCGAAAATAAGGACCTCGACCGGCTCAACCACTACTCGTTCGGCGACGTGAAAGGCGAGCTGATCGACCAGCTCGGCGTGCGCGACAAGGAAGCGGGTGTCGCGCTGCGTGCGACCTATATCGTCGATCCGGACAACACGATCCAGCACGTGTCGGTCAACAATCTGTACGTGGGCCGTAATCCCGAAGAAGTGCTGCGCATCCTCGACGGCCTGCAAACGGAAGAGCTGTGTCCGAGCAATCGGCCGATCGGCGGCGCGACGCTGTAA
- the ispF gene encoding 2-C-methyl-D-erythritol 2,4-cyclodiphosphate synthase — protein MDFRIGQGYDVHALVPGRALIIGGVTIPYERGLLGHSDADVLLHAITDALFGAAALGDIGRHFSDTDAKFAGANSRVLLRECVARVKAAGFEIGNVDSSVVAQAPKLAPHIEGMRANIAADLGLPVERVNVKAKTNEKLGYLGRGEGIEAQAAVLLVRS, from the coding sequence ATGGATTTCAGAATTGGGCAAGGCTACGACGTGCACGCGCTGGTGCCGGGTCGCGCGTTGATCATCGGCGGCGTGACGATTCCGTACGAGCGCGGGCTGCTCGGCCATTCGGACGCGGACGTGCTGCTGCACGCGATCACGGATGCGCTGTTCGGCGCGGCCGCGTTGGGCGACATCGGCCGGCACTTCTCCGATACCGACGCGAAGTTCGCCGGCGCCAACAGCCGCGTGCTGTTGCGCGAATGCGTGGCGCGCGTGAAGGCGGCGGGTTTTGAAATTGGCAACGTCGATAGCAGCGTGGTCGCGCAGGCGCCGAAGCTCGCGCCGCATATCGAAGGGATGCGCGCGAATATCGCGGCGGACCTCGGTCTGCCGGTCGAGCGCGTGAACGTCAAGGCGAAGACGAACGAGAAGCTCGGTTACCTTGGCCGCGGCGAGGGCATCGAGGCACAGGCCGCGGTATTGCTGGTCAGGAGTTAA